Proteins encoded together in one Oceanispirochaeta sp. window:
- a CDS encoding response regulator gives MKKILIVDDSRTVRESLKFFLTEGGYEVIEGTDGQDALNVVTGQNCDLVITDVNMPNMDGLTLISKLRQMKEFKFTPILVLTTESQQSIMEKGKELGATGWIVKPFDNEKVMGVIRKVLGD, from the coding sequence ATGAAAAAAATTCTAATTGTTGATGATTCACGTACTGTTCGAGAAAGTCTAAAGTTCTTCCTTACAGAGGGAGGATATGAGGTCATTGAAGGAACTGATGGTCAGGATGCACTTAATGTAGTAACGGGTCAGAACTGTGACCTGGTCATTACAGATGTAAATATGCCGAATATGGATGGCCTGACTCTCATATCCAAATTACGGCAGATGAAGGAATTCAAATTTACTCCTATTCTGGTTCTTACCACGGAATCTCAACAGAGCATCATGGAAAAAGGCAAAGAATTGGGCGCAACCGGATGGATTGTAAAACCCTTTGATAACGAAAAGGTCATGGGAGTCATCAGGAAGGTCCTGGGAGATTGA
- a CDS encoding CheR family methyltransferase, with protein sequence MTTLERPNLNDREFKKLSQFIEKELGIRMPEIKRVMLESRLHKRLRALSLNNFEEYCDYLFNDKSMRIEFPLMIDVVTTNKTDFFREPDHFVYLENSIIIPRLKETGGCDQFDIWSSASSTGEEIYTLAMVMEGIREEYTRLKYTIAGSDISQEVLSKARKGVYHISRIETLPMHLKKKYFLKSKKPENELVKVKKILQKNVNFFHQNLMDDQYDIKQQFDVIFCRNVLIYFSQEKQKKILLSLHKHLKSDGYLFLGHSETITGLNLPYISIAPTIYKKT encoded by the coding sequence ATGACAACTCTGGAAAGACCCAACCTAAACGACCGGGAATTTAAAAAACTGAGTCAATTTATTGAAAAAGAACTTGGCATTAGAATGCCTGAAATAAAACGGGTGATGCTTGAATCCAGACTTCACAAACGGTTGAGGGCTCTTTCATTGAATAATTTTGAGGAGTATTGTGACTATTTATTCAATGATAAGAGCATGCGGATTGAGTTTCCCTTGATGATTGATGTTGTCACTACGAATAAAACAGATTTTTTTAGAGAACCAGATCATTTTGTCTATCTGGAAAATAGTATCATCATACCCCGTCTTAAGGAAACTGGAGGATGTGACCAATTTGATATCTGGTCATCCGCCAGCTCAACGGGAGAAGAAATATACACCCTGGCTATGGTGATGGAAGGAATTCGAGAAGAATATACCCGATTAAAGTATACCATTGCTGGTTCGGATATTTCGCAGGAAGTCCTCAGTAAAGCAAGAAAAGGCGTGTATCATATTTCCAGGATAGAGACTCTTCCGATGCATTTAAAGAAAAAATATTTTTTAAAAAGCAAGAAACCCGAGAATGAACTTGTTAAAGTGAAAAAGATTCTTCAAAAGAATGTCAATTTTTTTCATCAGAATCTTATGGATGATCAATATGATATTAAACAGCAGTTTGATGTCATTTTTTGCAGGAATGTACTTATTTATTTTTCCCAGGAAAAGCAAAAGAAAATTCTTTTAAGCCTCCATAAGCATCTTAAGAGTGATGGCTACCTTTTTCTGGGTCATTCTGAAACTATTACGGGATTAAACCTTCCCTATATTTCCATTGCTCCGACTATTTATAAAAAAACTTGA
- a CDS encoding chemotaxis response regulator protein-glutamate methylesterase yields the protein MAIDKIKVLIIDDSAVVRQTLSMIIEDEKDIEVINTAPNPIIGEKKIALQKPDVIILDIEMPQMDGLTFLKKLMSENPIPTIICSSKTEKGGQNAITAIELGAVDIVQKPKVGTKEFLQESKIRICDVIRAAARSNSRVKNHHFKAPVSVAPKLTADAILAKSNRPLSIDTTEMIAVVGASTGGTEALRIFLEMMPINSPGIVIVQHMPEHFTKSFAQRLNSLCKIEVKEAENNDVVYPGRALIAPGNMHILLKRQGARYYVETKDGPLVCRHKPSVDVLFRSAARYSGPNTVGIIMTGMGDDGARGMSEMKEAGAYNIAQDEASCVVFGMPKEAIKRDAVDCILPLNKIAAELIRRTNE from the coding sequence ATGGCAATAGATAAAATAAAAGTATTAATTATTGATGACTCTGCTGTGGTCAGACAAACTTTATCCATGATCATCGAAGACGAAAAAGATATTGAAGTGATCAACACTGCCCCCAATCCAATCATCGGAGAGAAAAAAATAGCCCTCCAGAAACCGGATGTTATCATTCTTGATATTGAAATGCCTCAAATGGACGGTCTGACTTTTTTAAAAAAATTGATGTCCGAGAATCCTATCCCTACTATTATCTGTTCCAGTAAAACAGAAAAGGGCGGTCAGAATGCAATCACTGCCATCGAACTGGGAGCCGTGGATATTGTCCAGAAACCTAAAGTCGGTACAAAGGAATTCCTTCAGGAATCAAAAATCAGAATCTGCGATGTTATCAGAGCAGCCGCCCGGTCCAATAGCCGGGTCAAAAATCATCATTTCAAGGCTCCAGTGTCTGTGGCTCCCAAACTGACAGCAGATGCCATACTTGCTAAATCAAACAGACCTCTCTCTATTGATACAACAGAAATGATTGCCGTTGTTGGAGCCTCTACCGGGGGAACAGAGGCTCTGAGAATCTTTCTTGAGATGATGCCCATCAATTCTCCCGGGATTGTTATTGTTCAGCATATGCCCGAGCATTTTACTAAATCTTTTGCTCAGCGTCTGAACAGTTTATGCAAGATTGAAGTGAAGGAAGCAGAAAATAATGATGTCGTTTACCCGGGAAGAGCATTAATTGCCCCCGGAAATATGCACATACTTCTCAAACGACAGGGAGCCCGTTATTATGTTGAAACAAAAGATGGACCCCTTGTCTGCAGGCATAAACCCTCGGTAGATGTGCTGTTCCGTTCAGCAGCCCGGTATTCAGGTCCGAATACAGTGGGAATCATCATGACCGGAATGGGTGATGATGGAGCCAGAGGGATGAGTGAAATGAAAGAAGCCGGGGCCTACAACATAGCCCAGGATGAAGCAAGCTGTGTTGTTTTCGGAATGCCCAAGGAAGCCATTAAAAGAGATGCGGTAGACTGTATACTTCCTCTCAATAAAATTGCAGCAGAATTGATCAGGAGAACGAATGAATAA
- a CDS encoding chemotaxis protein CheA, which produces MSSMNQFKETFKEEAYELLGSLEDLLMDLEDDPKNPDAISAVFRAIHTIKGSASMFDFNGIASFSHVVETVLDGVREGEVNVTKKLIDLTLLSRDHILSMLNAEDDSTPEFEAVSQDIVLKMKKLTVDTIDAETVKIQEKNTADDETKKTVSIYRIQFAPDENIFLSGTNLLSLLNELRQMGEFACICYNDDIPEFDFFNPELCYVKWDIYLTTKHSINDVKDVFIFLDSRSKINVALISDWQNMLADDSNPKLGEILVEKGLIKSSDLDTILDSRKKIGELLIEKGMVSTSDVKSALEEQKVSNSIKQNLNSGSTSSIRVKSEKLDSLVDSVGELVTAQARLSQLAAQEKSATLISLAEQIERLTSDLRDNTMSLRMIPIGTTFSRFKRLVRDLSSSLNKNIQLVTRGGDTELDKNVIEKLNDPLIHLIRNSIDHGIESPDEREKSGKEGTGTITLDAHYTGANVQLQIRDDGHGLNKEAILKKAIKKNLIPQDALLSDEEIYNLIFLPGFSTAQSVTSVSGRGVGMDVVRKQIDALNGSIYIKSESGKGTEFSLHLPFTLAIIEGLLVSIGDEKYIFPLSMVQACMELSSEERNSHGKKRLTEFRDSVIPYIRLRELFVYDGELPDREHLVVIQTENNLTGFVVDEVIGDHQTVIKNMGKLYKSINYITGATILGDGNIALILDVNRLAILARKEN; this is translated from the coding sequence ATGAGTTCAATGAATCAATTTAAAGAAACCTTCAAGGAAGAAGCCTATGAGCTCCTAGGCAGTCTTGAAGATCTTTTAATGGATCTGGAAGACGATCCCAAAAATCCAGATGCCATATCCGCAGTATTCCGGGCTATTCATACGATCAAAGGCTCTGCCTCCATGTTTGACTTTAACGGTATTGCGTCCTTCTCTCATGTGGTCGAAACTGTTCTTGATGGTGTTCGGGAAGGCGAGGTGAATGTTACTAAGAAGCTTATTGATCTGACTCTTTTAAGCCGGGACCATATCCTATCCATGCTGAATGCAGAAGATGATTCAACTCCGGAATTTGAAGCCGTTTCTCAGGATATTGTACTAAAGATGAAAAAACTTACCGTGGATACGATTGATGCAGAAACAGTTAAAATCCAGGAAAAAAATACAGCGGATGATGAAACCAAAAAGACAGTATCAATCTACAGGATTCAGTTTGCTCCTGATGAAAATATATTTCTATCTGGTACTAATCTGCTCTCATTGCTCAATGAACTACGGCAGATGGGTGAGTTTGCCTGCATCTGTTACAACGATGACATCCCCGAGTTTGATTTTTTTAATCCAGAGCTCTGCTATGTAAAATGGGACATTTATCTAACGACGAAACACAGTATTAACGATGTCAAAGATGTGTTTATATTCCTGGACTCCAGATCAAAAATTAATGTGGCTCTGATCTCTGACTGGCAGAATATGCTGGCTGATGACAGTAACCCCAAACTGGGAGAGATTCTGGTAGAGAAGGGGCTTATCAAATCTTCGGATCTGGACACGATTCTGGATTCACGTAAGAAAATAGGTGAACTCCTTATTGAAAAAGGAATGGTTTCTACTTCTGATGTTAAATCAGCTCTGGAAGAACAAAAAGTATCCAATTCAATAAAACAGAACCTCAATTCAGGAAGTACTTCCAGCATACGTGTAAAGAGTGAAAAACTGGATAGCCTTGTTGATTCTGTTGGGGAACTTGTGACGGCCCAGGCAAGACTTTCTCAGCTGGCAGCGCAGGAAAAATCGGCAACGCTCATATCTCTGGCAGAACAGATAGAGAGGCTCACTTCAGATCTTCGGGACAACACAATGAGTCTCCGTATGATACCCATCGGCACAACCTTTTCTCGTTTTAAAAGACTCGTTCGGGACTTGTCTTCCAGCCTGAATAAGAATATTCAACTGGTAACCAGAGGAGGTGATACGGAGCTGGATAAAAATGTAATTGAGAAACTGAATGACCCGCTTATTCATTTGATAAGAAATTCCATTGATCATGGCATAGAATCTCCAGATGAGAGAGAAAAATCCGGGAAAGAAGGGACTGGAACCATCACCCTGGATGCTCATTATACCGGTGCAAACGTACAGCTTCAGATCAGAGATGATGGTCATGGACTGAATAAAGAAGCCATACTTAAAAAAGCTATTAAAAAGAATCTGATTCCGCAGGATGCTCTTCTCAGTGATGAAGAAATCTACAACCTAATTTTTTTGCCCGGTTTTTCAACCGCTCAGAGTGTGACAAGTGTCAGTGGACGGGGTGTGGGTATGGATGTCGTCAGAAAACAGATTGATGCCTTAAACGGCTCTATTTATATTAAGAGTGAATCCGGGAAAGGAACAGAATTTTCATTGCATCTTCCCTTCACACTGGCCATCATCGAAGGACTCCTGGTGAGCATTGGTGATGAAAAATACATTTTTCCCCTCTCCATGGTACAGGCCTGTATGGAATTAAGTTCTGAAGAGAGAAACTCTCATGGAAAAAAAAGGCTCACAGAATTCAGGGATTCTGTAATCCCTTATATTAGACTCAGGGAACTTTTTGTATATGACGGTGAATTACCCGACCGGGAGCATCTGGTTGTCATTCAGACTGAAAATAATCTGACCGGGTTTGTTGTTGATGAAGTCATCGGAGATCATCAGACAGTCATTAAAAACATGGGAAAACTGTATAAAAGTATCAATTACATTACAGGAGCAACCATTCTGGGTGACGGAAATATTGCCCTGATCCTGGATGTAAACCGCCTGGCTATTCTCGCCAGAAAAGAGAATTAA
- a CDS encoding lipid asymmetry maintenance protein MlaB — protein MAEEKNKTVQFKGNLDIRQAESMHDILKKYRSGSIELILDLSGAEDIDFAIIQLLYSFKVSLKEDKRKVLLKGMNQKIADKIKLCDFHDLLLRS, from the coding sequence ATGGCTGAGGAAAAAAACAAAACTGTTCAATTCAAAGGTAATCTTGATATACGGCAAGCCGAATCGATGCATGATATTCTAAAAAAATACCGCTCTGGAAGCATAGAGCTGATTCTGGATTTAAGCGGAGCCGAAGATATTGATTTTGCAATTATTCAGCTGCTTTACAGTTTTAAAGTATCTCTGAAAGAAGACAAAAGAAAAGTGTTACTCAAAGGTATGAACCAGAAAATTGCAGACAAAATCAAACTATGCGATTTTCATGATCTTCTGTTGAGGAGCTGA